A DNA window from Candidatus Protochlamydia naegleriophila contains the following coding sequences:
- a CDS encoding ABC transporter ATP-binding protein yields MKKALVKVENLSKSYQMGHGLVQALQEVNLTVFQGESLAIMGPSGSGKSTLLHLLGCLDKPTLGHYWLDGQDVSKLSDQELALIRASKIGFVFQSFNLIPQLNVYENVEIPFLYQQTFLDAEIVKKRILESIDRVGLSHRRYHVPSQLSGGETQRVAIARALAINPLIILADEPTGNLDTETGRTILNLFRNLNEQGVTLVTITHDELVGAHCPRLIRMRDGKVIADQLN; encoded by the coding sequence ATGAAAAAAGCATTGGTCAAGGTTGAGAACCTAAGCAAGTCTTATCAAATGGGCCATGGACTCGTGCAAGCCCTGCAAGAGGTTAATTTAACGGTTTTTCAAGGAGAGTCGTTAGCGATCATGGGGCCGTCGGGATCGGGAAAATCGACTCTTTTGCACTTATTAGGGTGTTTAGACAAACCAACGCTTGGTCATTATTGGCTTGACGGACAAGACGTCTCCAAATTGAGCGATCAGGAACTGGCGCTTATTAGGGCTTCAAAAATCGGCTTTGTTTTCCAGTCTTTCAATTTGATCCCGCAATTGAACGTTTATGAAAACGTTGAAATCCCTTTTTTATATCAGCAGACCTTTTTGGATGCCGAAATTGTTAAAAAAAGAATTTTAGAGTCTATTGATCGTGTAGGGCTCAGCCATCGCCGCTACCATGTTCCCTCTCAGCTATCGGGGGGGGAAACACAGCGCGTTGCCATTGCGCGGGCGCTGGCCATTAATCCGTTAATCATTTTAGCTGATGAGCCGACGGGCAATTTAGATACAGAGACTGGGCGGACGATTCTCAATTTGTTCCGCAATCTCAATGAGCAAGGAGTCACACTTGTCACCATCACCCATGATGAGCTCGTGGGGGCCCATTGTCCGCGTTTGATTCGCATGCGTGATGGTAAAGTGATAGCAGATCAATTAAATTAA
- a CDS encoding ABC transporter permease has product MHRLRTVLSTLGVLFGVVAVVAMLSIGEGAKQETLEQIEQLGMNSIIIRQNALSEDQQHKAMEKRSRGLTWQDAEALEKNIPHITYQAPIKTIEASITGMLASTSPEILAVTRSFADMKALRLAEGRFICDLDHQRRQMVCVLGYEAAKSLGKQGQVGRSIRIENIQYQVVGVLKPTHWKASKNSSITTRNLDKIIFIPLGSEKALPRVGLAKKETLSEIILQVNQPQQMSMISQLVKTILDRLHGGYEDYQIIIPQELLNQAQRTQQTFNWVLGSIAAISLLVGGIGIMNIMLATVSERTREIGIRRAVGANKKHIMMQFLLETLLLTLTGAILGILIGIGFSFLIGYIADWKTIVTVWSIVLSLTMSSGVGLCSGLYPAFKAANMDPIKALRHD; this is encoded by the coding sequence ATGCATAGACTGAGGACTGTTTTAAGTACTTTAGGAGTACTCTTTGGCGTTGTAGCGGTTGTAGCTATGCTTTCAATTGGTGAAGGCGCTAAGCAAGAAACGCTTGAGCAGATTGAACAGCTAGGGATGAATAGCATCATCATCCGGCAAAATGCCTTATCGGAGGACCAGCAGCATAAAGCCATGGAAAAACGCTCTAGGGGGCTGACCTGGCAGGACGCAGAAGCTCTAGAGAAAAACATACCTCATATTACCTATCAAGCCCCTATTAAGACAATTGAAGCCTCAATTACTGGCATGCTAGCCTCCACTTCTCCTGAAATTTTAGCCGTCACACGTTCTTTTGCCGATATGAAGGCTTTAAGGCTCGCGGAGGGCAGATTTATTTGTGATCTCGATCATCAGCGTAGGCAGATGGTCTGTGTCCTAGGCTATGAAGCTGCTAAAAGCCTCGGCAAACAGGGGCAGGTGGGACGTTCCATTAGAATAGAAAATATTCAGTATCAGGTCGTGGGAGTTTTAAAACCCACCCATTGGAAGGCTAGCAAGAATAGCTCAATCACGACGCGCAATTTGGACAAGATTATTTTTATTCCATTAGGATCTGAAAAAGCCTTGCCTCGTGTAGGCCTTGCCAAAAAAGAGACGCTTTCAGAAATTATTTTGCAGGTCAATCAGCCTCAACAAATGAGCATGATTTCCCAACTCGTCAAAACGATTTTAGATCGTTTGCACGGGGGATATGAAGATTACCAAATTATTATTCCGCAAGAGCTCCTCAATCAAGCCCAGCGCACGCAGCAAACATTTAATTGGGTATTGGGCAGCATTGCGGCGATTTCCTTATTGGTGGGGGGGATCGGCATTATGAATATCATGCTGGCAACAGTTTCAGAAAGAACCCGGGAAATCGGTATTCGACGTGCTGTAGGAGCCAATAAAAAGCACATCATGATGCAATTTTTGCTTGAAACGCTGCTTTTAACATTAACGGGGGCCATACTCGGCATTTTAATCGGGATAGGATTTTCTTTTCTGATCGGCTACATAGCAGACTGGAAAACGATCGTGACTGTTTGGTCAATCGTCTTATCACTGACCATGTCATCTGGCGTTGGCCTTTGCTCAGGGCTCTATCCTGCTTTTAAGGCCGCGAATATGGATCCCATTAAGGCGTTGCGCCACGACTAG
- the rfbD gene encoding dTDP-4-dehydrorhamnose reductase, whose amino-acid sequence MKKIWICGASGMLGSHFKRLLTDRQIPFIGNDYRDIDITQLDQVSDFVRVQKISHIINCAAYTQVDKAEAEMKQAYLVNAVGPHHLGIAGRRHGARVIHFSTDYVFDGKGRSPYTEDHSCTPMGAYGMSKLAGEMKLLDEHEYSCIIRTSWLFGLPGKNFVETMLRLMNEKEQLRIVSDQIGRPTYCQDLAEAALNLLDEEGIYHFANAFETSWYQFAKEIYRQGQEMRLIRKDCHLEPIASHEYPTPAQRPAYSTLSTKKIESQLGRTPRPWQEALADYLVSYKKYQETQQSG is encoded by the coding sequence ATGAAAAAAATTTGGATTTGCGGAGCCTCTGGTATGTTGGGCTCGCATTTTAAACGTCTGCTAACCGATCGACAGATCCCCTTTATCGGCAATGACTATAGAGATATCGATATCACCCAATTGGATCAAGTGTCAGACTTTGTGAGGGTTCAGAAGATCTCTCATATTATCAATTGTGCAGCTTATACTCAGGTTGACAAGGCTGAGGCAGAGATGAAGCAAGCGTATTTAGTCAATGCGGTCGGGCCCCACCACTTAGGAATTGCGGGACGCAGGCATGGTGCACGGGTGATTCACTTTTCGACCGATTATGTATTCGATGGCAAAGGACGAAGCCCCTATACTGAAGATCATAGTTGCACTCCGATGGGGGCTTATGGAATGAGTAAGTTAGCGGGAGAAATGAAGCTGCTCGATGAGCATGAATACTCTTGCATTATCCGTACTTCTTGGCTCTTCGGATTGCCCGGGAAGAATTTTGTTGAGACAATGTTGAGGCTCATGAATGAAAAAGAGCAGCTGCGCATTGTTTCTGATCAGATTGGCAGGCCAACTTACTGTCAGGATTTAGCCGAGGCTGCCTTAAATCTGCTAGATGAAGAGGGAATCTACCATTTTGCCAATGCTTTTGAAACAAGTTGGTATCAATTTGCTAAAGAAATTTACAGGCAAGGGCAAGAGATGCGCTTGATTCGCAAAGATTGCCACTTGGAGCCAATCGCCTCGCATGAATATCCAACTCCAGCTCAAAGGCCGGCCTATTCCACTTTGAGTACAAAGAAAATTGAATCGCAATTGGGTCGAACACCTCGTCCATGGCAAGAGGCGTTAGCTGACTATTTAGTGAGCTATAAAAAGTATCAAGAAACTCAACAGTCGGGCTAA
- the rfbC gene encoding dTDP-4-dehydrorhamnose 3,5-epimerase, producing the protein MEIIDLRLNGLKLVKPRVFKDSRGFFLESFKQPLYQKMGIPESFLQDNHSFSQKGCIRGMHFQSIPGQAKLVRVAVGKIYDVAVDIRPDSLTYGQWEGVILDDQEHHQLFIPVGFAHGFCVLSDEAHVMYKVSTPYDPQHEKGFRWNDPQVKIQWPTDQPIVSERDLEALSFHESMLQLQGVS; encoded by the coding sequence ATGGAAATCATTGATTTACGTCTAAATGGCTTAAAGCTTGTCAAACCGAGGGTATTTAAAGATAGTCGCGGTTTTTTTCTAGAAAGTTTCAAGCAGCCTCTTTATCAGAAAATGGGTATCCCAGAGTCTTTCTTGCAGGATAATCATTCTTTTTCACAAAAAGGATGCATTCGCGGAATGCACTTTCAATCGATTCCGGGTCAAGCGAAGCTTGTTCGCGTGGCTGTTGGAAAGATCTACGATGTAGCGGTCGACATTCGGCCAGATTCTCTCACATATGGGCAATGGGAAGGGGTCATTTTAGATGATCAGGAACACCACCAACTTTTTATTCCCGTTGGTTTTGCACATGGTTTTTGCGTCTTAAGCGATGAGGCGCATGTGATGTATAAGGTGAGTACGCCTTATGATCCGCAACATGAAAAAGGATTTCGTTGGAATGATCCTCAGGTTAAAATTCAATGGCCAACCGACCAACCGATCGTTTCTGAAAGAGATCTTGAGGCTCTTTCGTTTCATGAAAGCATGCTTCAGCTGCAAGGAGTAAGCTAA
- the rfbA gene encoding glucose-1-phosphate thymidylyltransferase RfbA, translated as MKGIILAGGSGTRLHPLTLGVTKQLLPVYNKPMIYYPLSVLMLAHIKDILIISTPEDMPLFKRLLGDGSQLGVSFSYAVQEKPNGLAEAFIIGKEFIGKESVCLVLGDNIFYGSHLSELLKSAREKKEGATLFGYDVKDPERYGVVEFDSQGKILSIEEKPKKPKSSIAVTGLYFYDNQVVDIAHGLKPSARGELEITDVNQEYLNRGQASVHVMGRGFTWLDAGTYESLMQASQFVQVIEERQGHCIAALEEIAYNQNFISRNQLKLLGEKLGKSLYGRYLMELAEKGPHHGNH; from the coding sequence ATGAAAGGGATTATTTTGGCTGGAGGAAGTGGAACCCGCCTTCATCCATTAACATTAGGGGTAACAAAGCAACTGTTGCCGGTCTACAATAAACCAATGATCTATTATCCTTTATCTGTGCTGATGTTGGCGCATATTAAAGATATTCTGATTATTTCGACTCCAGAAGACATGCCGTTGTTTAAGCGTTTATTGGGTGATGGATCGCAATTAGGAGTGAGCTTTAGTTACGCTGTGCAGGAAAAGCCGAATGGTTTGGCAGAGGCGTTTATTATTGGAAAAGAGTTCATCGGTAAAGAGTCTGTTTGCCTGGTTTTGGGAGATAACATTTTTTATGGCAGTCATTTGAGTGAACTTTTAAAAAGTGCGCGTGAGAAAAAAGAGGGAGCCACTTTATTTGGCTATGACGTGAAGGATCCAGAAAGGTATGGTGTTGTCGAATTTGATTCCCAGGGTAAGATTTTATCGATAGAGGAAAAGCCTAAAAAACCAAAGTCTTCGATTGCCGTAACGGGTCTTTATTTTTATGACAATCAGGTGGTTGATATAGCGCATGGATTGAAGCCATCGGCTCGAGGTGAGTTAGAAATTACGGATGTCAATCAGGAATATTTAAATCGGGGCCAAGCTTCTGTGCATGTAATGGGAAGAGGCTTTACCTGGCTAGATGCGGGTACTTATGAGAGCCTTATGCAAGCGAGCCAATTTGTGCAGGTTATTGAAGAAAGGCAAGGCCATTGCATTGCAGCTCTCGAAGAGATTGCTTATAATCAAAATTTTATTTCGAGGAATCAACTCAAGCTCTTGGGCGAAAAGCTTGGTAAGAGTTTGTATGGACGCTATTTAATGGAACTGGCAGAAAAAGGGCCTCATCATGGAAATCATTGA
- a CDS encoding HlyD family secretion protein, whose translation MKKITKFIVGTGLSVLLVGAAFWQTRSLSSPILVPIVQAEKRNLTVEVKTVGELEAARSTIIASSIKGDLGKIIDIIPDGITVAPGQVLVKMDPTPFEEKLEKLRLQIKEQDVYLITLKQTLEWEENQAQHESKTAAYEVEMAELEIEKIIHGDGPQEISRLKGAMQKAWLKYDELNMYSNDLIALQEQGFLNPAELKQAQKKLAEEEESYEVSKLQYESYVNHVYPMQIKKAETSLKRARIKQEESAKTGVYKVAKARALLQQATQLLQDYNVQLHHDEKELDQTLILAPAPGMVVHREEYRSGQKRKPRVGDILVKNQPLMDLPDLSSMVVKTRVREVDLFKVGVGKKATIEVDAYPHLSFNGTVSSIGVLALSDLGRISEEKYFEVRIALDSSDARLRPGMTTRVTIHAQQADNVLTVPLHAVFGEYKQNYCYVNCGSGYEKRQVATGISNEQLMQITDGVEEGECVCLLNPFARDDS comes from the coding sequence ATGAAAAAGATCACGAAATTTATAGTGGGAACCGGTTTGAGTGTCTTGTTAGTGGGTGCAGCTTTTTGGCAAACGCGCTCATTGTCCAGTCCTATCTTAGTTCCTATTGTTCAGGCCGAAAAACGGAATCTGACTGTTGAAGTTAAGACAGTAGGAGAATTGGAGGCTGCCCGCTCTACCATTATCGCTTCTTCTATTAAAGGAGACTTAGGGAAAATCATCGATATCATTCCAGATGGCATAACCGTGGCTCCAGGGCAGGTTTTAGTAAAAATGGATCCTACCCCTTTCGAGGAAAAACTCGAAAAGTTGAGATTGCAAATTAAAGAGCAAGACGTCTATTTGATCACGCTTAAGCAAACTCTAGAATGGGAGGAGAATCAGGCCCAGCATGAGAGCAAAACGGCAGCATACGAAGTAGAGATGGCAGAGTTGGAAATTGAAAAAATTATCCATGGAGATGGCCCCCAGGAAATTTCTCGTTTGAAGGGAGCGATGCAAAAGGCGTGGTTAAAGTACGATGAACTCAACATGTATTCCAATGATTTAATCGCTTTGCAAGAACAGGGTTTTTTAAATCCGGCTGAGCTCAAGCAGGCGCAAAAAAAATTAGCCGAAGAGGAAGAGTCTTACGAAGTCAGCAAGCTTCAATATGAAAGCTACGTCAACCACGTCTATCCCATGCAGATTAAAAAAGCGGAAACGAGTTTAAAGCGAGCCAGAATTAAACAGGAAGAGTCGGCTAAAACAGGGGTTTACAAAGTGGCTAAGGCGCGGGCCCTGCTCCAGCAAGCGACGCAATTGCTGCAAGACTACAATGTTCAACTTCATCACGATGAAAAGGAATTGGATCAGACGCTCATCTTAGCACCGGCTCCCGGCATGGTTGTGCATCGCGAAGAATACCGCTCAGGCCAAAAAAGAAAGCCGCGCGTTGGAGATATCTTGGTCAAAAATCAGCCTTTGATGGATTTGCCTGATTTGAGCTCAATGGTTGTTAAGACGCGCGTTAGAGAGGTCGATTTATTTAAAGTGGGAGTGGGTAAAAAAGCAACGATTGAGGTCGATGCCTATCCCCATCTTTCCTTTAATGGAACAGTCTCTTCGATAGGCGTATTGGCATTGTCAGATCTTGGACGCATCAGTGAAGAGAAATACTTTGAAGTGCGCATTGCACTCGATAGCTCAGACGCGCGCTTGCGGCCTGGCATGACGACAAGAGTGACCATTCATGCTCAGCAGGCTGACAATGTGTTAACAGTTCCTTTGCATGCTGTCTTTGGCGAGTACAAGCAAAATTATTGCTATGTCAATTGCGGCTCTGGTTATGAGAAAAGACAGGTGGCAACAGGGATTAGCAATGAGCAGTTGATGCAAATTACAGATGGAGTTGAAGAAGGCGAGTGTGTCTGCCTGCTCAATCCATTTGCTAGGGACGACTCATGA